The window CACCACTACCACAACAACGTAGTGACAGATCACCACGACATAATGCGATGGACACGGTCTGTGCATTCGGCACCCGCGGGCGTGAGGAACAAAGCCTTCGACCGGCGGATCGACAACGGAACGCAGGTCGGCATCAGGGCCGACCTGCGTTCCAGCTCCGTTCGCATTCCGCGAACCTGCGGATAAAGGAAGCGGTCGCCGGCTGAGCCGGGGGGGACGGCTCAACCAGCGACCTGATAAGTCGGGGCGACCCATTGTCGCCTCGACACGATCTCAAGTGGCCGACGATTCCACAATGGACGCGGCGGGCCTGCGCTTATTCCGCGGCGGCCGCCTTGGCGGGTTCCGGGCGGACCGCGGGAATCACGAACAGGGCGATGACCGACGCGGCCACCAGGAGGATGGCGCCGAGGGTCATTCCCCACGCGTACCCGTCGGTCAGTGCCGCCGGGGTGGGGTCCGGGCCGGTGCGAACCTGGGCGGCGGTGCCCAGGGCCGCCAAGCCGAGCGAGGCCCCGATCTGCCTGCTGCTGCTCAGCAGCCCGGACGCGGCACCCGTCTCGGCGGGGTCGACGCCCACCGTGGCGGTGGACACCGTCGGGCCAAGGCAGAGGCCGAAGCCGATGGCGGTGACGATCGACGGACCGAACGCGTCGGTGAAGAACGAGCCGTTCGAGTCGATCATGCCGAACCAGAAGAACCCGATGGCGGTCACCAGACCGCCGACGACGATCAGCGTGCGCGCCGGGACCGTCAGGCCGAGCTTGATGGCGATGACCGAGCCGATGACCACGCCGATGGCCAGCGGCAGGAACTCGACGCCGGTCAGGGCCGGGCTGGTGTCCAGAACCCGTTGCAGGTAAAGCGAGACGAAGTAGAACGAGGAGGCCATCGTGGCCCCGAAGACCAGGTTGAAGATGTTGGCACCCGCCACCGAACGGTTCGACAGCATGCCAAGGCGGATCAGCGGGTCACGGCGGGTGGTCTTCTCGACGTAGACGAACGCGACGAGCATGGCGGCCGCGATCCCCAACGTGGTCAGCGTGGTCGACGAGCCCCAGCCATGCTGCTCGGTGCGCACGACGCCGAACACGAGCAGGCTCATGCCCGCGGTGGCCAGCGCGGCGCCCAGGATGTCCGGGCGGCCGTCGCGGGCGGTCGGCGGGGTGCTGTGCACGCGCAAGGCCATGAACAGGGCGATAGCGGCCATGGGCACGCTGATGAACATGACCCAGCGCCAACCCGCGTACTGCGTGAGCACACCGCCGATCAGCACGCCGAGCGCGCCACCGGCGGCGTTCATCGCGCTCCAGATGCCGAAGGCCTTCACCCGCTCCTTGCCCGCGGGGAAGGTCGCGCTCAGCAGGGCCAGCGCGGCGGGCGCCAGCGCGGCGGCGCCGACGCCCTGCGCGGCCCGCGCTGCGACCAGGTGCTCCGGCGCCTGCGCGAACCCGCCCACGAGTGAGGCGATGGCGAACAGCGCGAGACCGAAGACCAGGATCTGCTTGCGCCCGAAGAGGTCGGCGAGCTTGCCGCCCAGCAGCAGGAGTCCACCGAAGGTGAGGGCGTACGCGTGGATTACCCACGTCAGGCCCACCGCGCTGAAGCCCAGGCCGGTGGCGATCTCCGGGAGGCCGACGTTCACGACCGAGAGGTCGAGCGACACCATGAACTGCACGACCGCCACCACGGCCAGGATGAGTCCCGGCTTGACGGCCTGCTGGACGTTCGATGCTTCCTTTGTTGATTCCGTGTTCGTCAACGCAACCCAGTCCTCTGCGCAGTACTCCGGTCAACGGACTTTGCGAGCATGTTCCGAAACTATCACCACGCCCGACGGGCTGTCGAGCGGGCATGGGGGTTTTGCGGGCCACCAGGCGGAAATAGATGATGGGTTGGTGCCAAGTCCCAACGCGAAGGCCGGCCGCACCGGCAGACCGCCCGTCACCTCCCGCGCGGAGATCCTGACCGCCGCGCGCAAGCTGATCGACCGCCACGGCTGGGAGAAGGTGACCATCCGCGCACTGGCCGGTGAGCTCGGCATCGGGGGGACGACGCTGTACCGCCACGTCAAGGACAAGGAAGACCTGCTCCTGCTGTTGATGTCCGAGTACGCGGCCCAGCTGCCGCAACCGACGCTGCCCAGCGACCCCCGGGAACGGATCATCGCCGCGGCCATCACGATCCGCGACGCCCTGACGGCGTGGCCGTGGTCCGCGGATGTGCTGACAACGGACGGATTCATCGGCAGACTGGGCGATTCCGCGCTGTGGCTGGTCGAGGCCATCGTGGCGGGCGCCATCGACCACGGCTGCTCGCCGGAGCGGGCGGTCCACATCTTCCGCGACCTCTGGTATTACACCGTCGGCGAGGTTTTGGTCCGCGCTCACTCCTCACGCGGGCACGAAGACGTCAAACGGCCCGCGTTCGCCGACCCGGGACTGGTCGACCTCGACCCGTCCCGAACGCCGCACCTGGCCGACATCGGCGGCCGATGGGCGGTCCTCGCGGCGCAGGACACGTACTCCCAGGGCGTGCGCGCCTTCGTCGACGGACTGCTCGCGCAAGCCACCGCCGACGCCCCTGACAGCAAACGGCGCTGAACGGCACTGGACGGACCGGTGCCCGGCCCGCAACCCAGGCCGGACACCGTCCGCGCGTCGTTTCCCGATCAGTCCAGGTCGAGTTCGGGTGAGTGCAGGTCCAGCCAGGCGGCGACGTCGAGCACCCGCTCCAGTCCGCCGCGCACCGCGAGCGACATCCCGGCCGGGTCCGTCTCCGCGGTCTGCTTGGCCCACCCGCTGTCGATGATCGCGAACAGCGGCGCGCCCGGGTCGGCGAGCAGTTCCTTCACCTGCTCCTGCAGTCGCGCCGCGTAGCCGGGGTTCTGCGGCGACGGGTACGGGCTCTTGACCCGGTCGACCACCGATCGCGGCAACACGGGCGCGGCGGCGTGCCGCAGCAGGCTCTTCTCCCTGCCGTCAAAGGTCTTCATCGCCCACGGCGTGTTGTAGACGTACTCGACTAGCTCGTGGTTGCAGAACGGGACGCGCACCTCGAGCCCGACCGCCATG is drawn from Actinokineospora alba and contains these coding sequences:
- a CDS encoding MFS transporter produces the protein MTNTESTKEASNVQQAVKPGLILAVVAVVQFMVSLDLSVVNVGLPEIATGLGFSAVGLTWVIHAYALTFGGLLLLGGKLADLFGRKQILVFGLALFAIASLVGGFAQAPEHLVAARAAQGVGAAALAPAALALLSATFPAGKERVKAFGIWSAMNAAGGALGVLIGGVLTQYAGWRWVMFISVPMAAIALFMALRVHSTPPTARDGRPDILGAALATAGMSLLVFGVVRTEQHGWGSSTTLTTLGIAAAMLVAFVYVEKTTRRDPLIRLGMLSNRSVAGANIFNLVFGATMASSFYFVSLYLQRVLDTSPALTGVEFLPLAIGVVIGSVIAIKLGLTVPARTLIVVGGLVTAIGFFWFGMIDSNGSFFTDAFGPSIVTAIGFGLCLGPTVSTATVGVDPAETGAASGLLSSSRQIGASLGLAALGTAAQVRTGPDPTPAALTDGYAWGMTLGAILLVAASVIALFVIPAVRPEPAKAAAAE
- a CDS encoding TetR/AcrR family transcriptional regulator — encoded protein: MPSPNAKAGRTGRPPVTSRAEILTAARKLIDRHGWEKVTIRALAGELGIGGTTLYRHVKDKEDLLLLLMSEYAAQLPQPTLPSDPRERIIAAAITIRDALTAWPWSADVLTTDGFIGRLGDSALWLVEAIVAGAIDHGCSPERAVHIFRDLWYYTVGEVLVRAHSSRGHEDVKRPAFADPGLVDLDPSRTPHLADIGGRWAVLAAQDTYSQGVRAFVDGLLAQATADAPDSKRR